The following are encoded together in the Argopecten irradians isolate NY chromosome 5, Ai_NY, whole genome shotgun sequence genome:
- the LOC138322764 gene encoding uncharacterized protein, with the protein MTSTQSSLTGVWRKMKRLRSPINRSYNCLQRLYSEKVALTHQQEFDKQTGNQSPRNPTLPTIQHQNDILSIINDLPEKLLRSLKEMECKQTLVENILKFRFKNGKISELNDLIENKITTFECLQAMCTDLKYVELLHKDFCFPGLLQRQIQNLQSLVVIDIETLMSVSWIKVNRDGEVENWDHAMLIEDPKVKMSDHVLHYQLAKAAVARIPKGCMFVIRDTSRLFQKTKLTNSMDELHYKVMYSVFMTVLKSSLEKDTSEVYVVDMKKLPDIYNTDVVKHFDIRYMNSYKYLKSLMRHDDLGIQLPSVPDFTEAHLKEQYASVALLANSFYKLVLCDR; encoded by the exons ATGACTTCGACACAATCAAGTCTGACTGGTGTGTGGAGGAAAATGAAACGTTTACGTTCTCCGATTAACAGATCATATAATTGTTTG CAACGTCTCTACTCTGAAAAGGTAGCATTGACACACCAACAGGAATTTGACAAGCAGACAGGCAATCAATCGCCCAGAAACCCAACATTACCTACAATACAACATCAGAATGATATATTATCTATCATCAATGATCTTCCAGAAAAATTACTTCGCTCACTAAAAGAGATGGAATGCAAACAGACTTTAGTAGAAAACATTCTGAAATTTCGTTTCAAGAATGGCAAAATTTCTGAATTAAATGACTTGATAGAAAACAAGATTACAACTTTTGAATGTCTCCAAGCTATGTGTACAGATCTGAAGTATGTAGAACTGTTGCACAAAGACTTCTGTTTTCCTGGACTACTACAAAGGCAGATTCAG AATCTACAAAGCCTAGTTGTGATTGATATTGAAACCTTAATGTCGGTCAGCTGGATCAAGGTGAATCGTGACGGGGAGGTAGAGAACTGGGACCATGCCATGCTGATAGAAGATCCTAAAGTAAAGATGTCAGATCATGTTCTCCATTATCAATTG GCAAAAGCAGCAGTGGCCAGAATTCCAAAGGGGTGTATGTTTGTTATCAGGGACACCAGTCGCCTGTTTCAGAAAACCAAGCTGACCAATTCCATGGATGAGCTCCATTACAAAGTGATGTATTCAGTGTTTATGACTGTGTTGAAGTCAAGCTTGGAGAAGGACACATCAGAGGTGTATGTTGTAGATATGAAAAAGCTGCCAGACATCTACAATACAGATGTTGTCAAACATTTTGACATTAGATACATGAACagctacaaatatttaaaatcattaatgagACACGATGATTTAGGAATACAACTGCCCTCTGTCCCAGACTTTACTGAAGCGCACTTGAAGGAGCAGTATGCATCTGTAGCTCTCTTGGCCAATTCTTTTTACAAATTAGTTCTGTGTGACCGGTAG